The DNA window TAAGGTAATTATGAAGTTGACAATAATCATCACCAGAAGGGCCGTTTTGGCTGTCTTACCGAATTTCGTGATCATGAATAATGCCAGCCTTTTGCCTAACCCCGTTTTCTCCATACCTGAGGTAATAATAAAGGCTGCAACCATGAGCCATATTACGTCATAGCCGAAAACACCCAGGATAGATTTTTCATCCCATGCTCCTGTAATTGCCAGCAAAACAATAGCCACCAAGGCCGTTACATATACCGGGATGGCTTCGGAAACCCATAGTATCAGGGCCAAAAAGAATACTGCGGCGGCGGCCTTGCCCTGCATCGTTACACCCGCCGGCGCAGGCATAGTGTACAACAAAGTAAAAACTATAATGGCAAGAGGCAGTCCTAAATACGTGAGCCATTTTTCAGAAGGGCTCTTATTACGTTGAGCCAATAGGTTTTTGGGAGCCGTTTTTTCTCTACTTGTCATACCTTTTAACCTTACCTCCTTAACGTTTTAATTTTCTTAATGCTTATATCTGATTTAATATTTCTACCTATTCTCAATCTTTCTACTTAATCGCGGCCTAGTTTTTTTCTAAAGCTACATCAAGTCTTTTCAAGTAAGAGTTTATTTAGAAGGAATTCAGATGTACAATACCGAATTATTTATCTAATTGATAAGGCTAACCTTATCGATTGGAAAGGAGTCCGGCCATGACCTTAAGGCAGCTTCGTACTTTCTGCTGTGTAGTAGAAGAGGGGGCTTTTCACAAGGCCGCAGAACGCTTGTTCCTGACCCAACCAGCCGTAAGCCAACAGATAAATCTCCTTGAACGATATTATGGAACTAAGTTATTCGTGCGTAAGGGTAGAAAAATTTCCCTTACCCCGGAAGGTCGCTTCTTGTACGAACTAGCAAAACAGATTTTGTCCGCCATCGATGAAATTCCAGTAAAGTTTGAGGAGCTTCGCAGTACCGGCATAAAGACGATATCTATAGGGGCTTCCAGTTTGACAGGAACTTATATACTCCCCACGGCCCTAAACATATATAGGAGATTGTACCCAGGTATCAAAATCTCTCTTGAAATAGGCTATGCTAAGGATATAATTCAAAAGCTTCGTGAGCGCCAACTTGATTTTGGTTTTTTTGGAAAGCACCCAAGCTGGTCAGAAAATGGAGAGCTAAGGTTTCTACCGGTGGGAAAAGATAGATTAGTATTCATCGTTTGGCCGGGGCATAAGTGGGCGAATAGAGAAATGGTTATGCCGGATGAATTGAAGGAAGAGACTTTTATTCATTCCAAAGAAGGTTCCGGCATGCGTGCGTTGGTTGAAGCTTACTTTCAAAAAGAGGGGGTAGCAAAGCCCAACTCAACCGTGGAAATGGGTAATATTGAAGCTGTTAAGAAAGGGGTAGTAAACCGGCTAGGCGTAGCAATTGTGAGTTATTTTGCTGTACGCGAAGAAATTTCAAGGAAAGAGTTAATAGCAGTACCTCTTTTTCGGTTAGATAAAGTATCAAGAGATCTTGTTTTAGTACATCATAGAGATCACAAGCTAAGTAGCTCTGAGATTAAATTATGTGAAATATTGAGAGAATTATAGAAACAGTTGTTCTAACCTAATACCCAGTTCCCATCCTGCCCAGTCGGCCTTTGGCGGTACGCTTACACCCGGAAGAGCATTCCCTCGTTCTGCCCAACGGAAAGAGAACTGATCGCCTCTATGGCACTTTCCGAAATGGTGGTGTAAGACACCGCACGGGGGAGAATCTCCCCCTCCTCCACCAGCTTTTCATAGAAGACGGACACCGGCACATCCCTTGCTTCCCGTCGCAGCATAAGAAGATGTTCCTCCATAGCACCAGCACCATACTTATGAACTGATGCGCCAGCTGGGCTGGTATCAGACCACGCCCGCCCTCCCCGGATGAAATCAGGGGGCTCAAAAATCTCATCAACCAGCAAGCCATGGCATAATGAAAGGGCTGTCCAATCGGACAGCCCTTGATCATGCACCTGCTAACGACCCAGCCGGTATGCTTGTTGTGAACCGCCAATACCGTAATCCTGTCTCCCGGTGGGTGAACTGCCGGTCTCAGAGAAACCTGCGGTGGCGCTGGGACCGGTAAAAGCGGAAATATTTTGCCCGCCGGTCATACCGCCGTATGTACCGCTGACGGGATAATGATAATCAGAGACGCTGCTTTGAGAACCGTAGGAAGACATCTGGCTGCTGCCGAAGTCACCTACGCCGGCTTTGGAGCTATGGGCCGGGGTATAGGAAGCGATGTTGCCCGGTTGGCCGGCATAACCGCCCATGCCGTAACCGCTGTAGGTGCTGATGCTTTGGCCAAAATCTCCCACACCGGCTCTGGAACTGTGGGACGGCGTATAAGCAGCGATGTTGCCGGGGGCATAGCCCTGGAATGATTGACCCATACCGTAGCTGCCCATTTGGCCCATTTGGCCGCCGCTGTAGCTCATGGAAGACAAATTGGACAGCTGTTGGCTGATGTCGGACAATTCTCTCTGCAGCTGGCTAATTCGCTGCTGCAATTGTTGCATTTGAAGATGCAAAACCAACACTCCTTTTCCCTATTCTTAATTGCTAAAAATAGTATGGGAAACCGGGAGGTTGATTATGCAATGACACCGGCTGGTTATTCCTTCCTTTTTGCCCTGCTTCGGGAAGCTACAGCTGGGCCAGGGCTTGTTCCAGGTCGGCAATAATATCTTCCGGGTCCTCCAAACCGATGGAAAGGCGAATCATGCTCTCCGTGAGGCCGAATTGCGCCAGGGCTTCCCTGGGATAACCGCGATGGGTCATGGCCGCCGGGTGCTCCACCAGGGTTTCCGCATCACCCAAGCTCACGGCCAGTTTAATCAACCCCAAGCTGTTGACCAGTTTTTTGGCAGGCTCCAGCCCTCCCCGCACCTCAAAACTCAGCATGCCCCCAAAACCGTTCATCTGCTTTTTCGCCGTCTCATGGCCGGAAAACTGGGGCAAGCCGGGATAGTAGACAGCTTCCACTTTGGGATGGTAAAGTAGGAACCGGGCTACTTCGTAAGCATTCCTTTCATGGCGCTCCATCCTGAGGCCGAGGGTTTTCAAGCCCCGCAGCAAAAGCCACCCGTTGAAAGGGCTCATCACCCCACCCAATTCACACATAAAGCCAAATTTCAACCGGTGGATATATTCCCCGTCGCCACTGACCGCTAAACCTCCCAAAACATCTCCGTGGCCGGAAATATACTTGGTGGCACTGTGCACCACCACGTCGGCCCCCAGGGTCAAAGGTCTCTGGAAATAAGGGGTGGCAAAGGTATTGTCCACCACCACTTTAGCACCCCATTTGTTGGCAACGGCCGCCACCTGCGCGATATCAATGATCTCCAGGTTCGGATTAGCCGGGGTTTCAAAATAGATGACCTTCACCCGCTCCCCCATGTTTTCTTGCAGCCTCGGCAGCTCCCTTAAGTCCAGGAAACGGCAATGGATCCCGTACCGGGGCAAGACCTGGGCCAGCACGCTGTAACTGCTGCCGTAGACCGTGCGGTGGGCGATCACTTCATCCCCCGGTGCCAGCAAGGACAACAGGACGGAGCTAATGGCCGCCATGCCGGAGCTGAAAGCCACCGCATCAGCCCCCTCTTCCAGCACGGCGATCTTCTCCTCCAGCAGTCTTAGAGTAGGATTATTCCCGCGGGTATACACGTAATCGGCCCGGGCGAAAGAAAAAGTCTCCTCAGCGTGCTCCAAGCTGTCGAAATGGAAGGTGGAAGTCATGAAAATCGGGGGATTGACGGCGTGAAAGGGCTGGCTCCCGCTGTGGATCGAGAGGGTATTGAAACCGTGTTTTTTCTTCTGAACCACCGGTACTCACCTCTGCCCGTAAGAATGAAGGAAAAACTCTCGCATAGCCGCGATGTCCTGCCGGGATAATTCCACCCACCCGCCCAGCAACTTGGCATAAAGTAAGGCCTGGGCCGCTTTTTCCACCACCTGGCAGGTTTTCAAGGCTTCCGGCAAATCCCGGCCCAGGGCGATGAGCCCGTGATTGGCCAACAGGGCGGCCATCCGGTTTTCCAGAGCTTCCACCGCGTATTGAGCCAGCTCCCTGGTACCCGGTAAAGCGTACCGGCTGACCCGCACCTCGCCGCCCACAATCTGCACCAGGTCCTCCAGCGCTCCCGGCACCGGTTGCCTGGCCGCAGCCCAGGCGGTGGCATAGACACTATGTACATGGACCACTCCATTAACCTCCGGGCGGGCTTGATACACCGCCAGGTGCAAAGGCACTTCGATGGAAGGTTTCCGCCGGCCCTCCACCAGGTTACCGGACAAATCAAGCAGCACAATATCCTCTTCCGTCAGGGCCATGTAATCCATGCCGCTGGGCGTAATAGCCACTAACTCAGGCTCGCCGGGTACCCGGGCGCTCACATTGCCCCAGGTGCCGACCACTAAACCGCTGGTTAAAATCCTTTGGCCCGTCTCCACCACCGCTCGTTTCGCTTCTTCCCGTTTTGTCAACTTGTTAACCCCCATTACAAGATTCTAAGTACCTGTCCACAAGACACTTCGCTTTTCTCATTATACCCCGCGCCCCCTCCCGGCAGCAACTTGGGAGGGTTTTTCTTCCCGGCCGGGGTAGTAACATATCCCCGGGGTCGGGTATACTAATAGAGACAATGTCTGAAGTAAAGGGTGATCACGTTGCACCGTTTCAAAGAATTCTTTTTTCT is part of the Clostridia bacterium genome and encodes:
- a CDS encoding class II aldolase/adducin family protein, with the translated sequence MGVNKLTKREEAKRAVVETGQRILTSGLVVGTWGNVSARVPGEPELVAITPSGMDYMALTEEDIVLLDLSGNLVEGRRKPSIEVPLHLAVYQARPEVNGVVHVHSVYATAWAAARQPVPGALEDLVQIVGGEVRVSRYALPGTRELAQYAVEALENRMAALLANHGLIALGRDLPEALKTCQVVEKAAQALLYAKLLGGWVELSRQDIAAMREFFLHSYGQR
- a CDS encoding LysR family transcriptional regulator translates to MTLRQLRTFCCVVEEGAFHKAAERLFLTQPAVSQQINLLERYYGTKLFVRKGRKISLTPEGRFLYELAKQILSAIDEIPVKFEELRSTGIKTISIGASSLTGTYILPTALNIYRRLYPGIKISLEIGYAKDIIQKLRERQLDFGFFGKHPSWSENGELRFLPVGKDRLVFIVWPGHKWANREMVMPDELKEETFIHSKEGSGMRALVEAYFQKEGVAKPNSTVEMGNIEAVKKGVVNRLGVAIVSYFAVREEISRKELIAVPLFRLDKVSRDLVLVHHRDHKLSSSEIKLCEILREL
- a CDS encoding PLP-dependent transferase, whose translation is MVQKKKHGFNTLSIHSGSQPFHAVNPPIFMTSTFHFDSLEHAEETFSFARADYVYTRGNNPTLRLLEEKIAVLEEGADAVAFSSGMAAISSVLLSLLAPGDEVIAHRTVYGSSYSVLAQVLPRYGIHCRFLDLRELPRLQENMGERVKVIYFETPANPNLEIIDIAQVAAVANKWGAKVVVDNTFATPYFQRPLTLGADVVVHSATKYISGHGDVLGGLAVSGDGEYIHRLKFGFMCELGGVMSPFNGWLLLRGLKTLGLRMERHERNAYEVARFLLYHPKVEAVYYPGLPQFSGHETAKKQMNGFGGMLSFEVRGGLEPAKKLVNSLGLIKLAVSLGDAETLVEHPAAMTHRGYPREALAQFGLTESMIRLSIGLEDPEDIIADLEQALAQL